From Triticum urartu cultivar G1812 chromosome 2, Tu2.1, whole genome shotgun sequence, a single genomic window includes:
- the LOC125538990 gene encoding endoribonuclease Dicer homolog 4 isoform X6 produces MNDNSTRFKHHYLNKAISVLNCNILDGTHDDSFHLEMLEEPFFSNKIVVLIKILSRYRLEENMKCIVFVKRITVARAIAHILQNLKGLDLWKCEFLVGRHSGPKNMSRQKMDAIVENFSSGEVNLLIATSVGEEGLDIQTCCLVVRFDLPETVASFIQSRGRARMTNSKYVVLLERGNHSQEKLLNDYIDGEGIMNGEIDLRTSNDVFDHLEEKSYRVEKTGASISTACSVSLLHRYCYNLPKDMFFNPSPAFIYIDDTEGIICRVILPPNAAFRQVDGQPCQSNDEAKRDACLEAYVKLYELGALTDFLLPGSGSGKNRASTTNGSASNSHDDESLREELHEMLIPTILKPSTCKLDCPLNLHFYYIQFFPIPADRHYRIFGLFVINSLPMEAEKLEVDLHLARGRIVKAGMKHLGTISFDEEQMMLARNFQEMFLKVLLDRSEFTVSHVMLLGNSETLQFNSTFYLLLPIKQELYGDIFMIDWQTVKRCLSSPVFKDPTGVSAHGSYLPDESLRLLDNMYSKTDVVGSLIFAPHIKTFFVIDVILNELNARSEYDGATYEDHYKERFGIKLSHPEQPLLHAKQLCNLHNLLHDRLRETTEEGRELMEHFVELPPELCSLKIIGFSKDMCSSLSLLPSLMCRLENLLVAIELKDVMLSSFSEASQISASGILEALTTERCLERISLERFEVLGDAFLKYVVGRHNFLTYEGLDEGQLTSRRSAIVNNSHLYELSIKRNLQVYIRDQHFEPTQFIALGRPCKVVCNADTEVNIHTDSRENCNLRCTKSHHWLHRKTIADAVESLVGAFLVEGGFKAAFAFLHWVGIDVDFKDSSLYRVLDASSINLSLTNHTDVGELEELIGYNFKHKGLILEAFVHPSFNKHSGGCYQKLEFLGDAVLEYLITSYLYSAYPDLKPGQITDLKSLAVSNNSLAYVAVQKGIHKYLIKDSNYLSSAVNKFENYIRLPNSEKDLVEEPACPKVLGDIVESCVAAVLLDSGFNLNYVWTLVLMLLKPVLSFSDMHMNPMREIRELCQSHELELGLPEPMKADGEYHVKVEVNINSQVISSAAANRNSKVARKFAAQETLSKLKNYGYTHKNKSLEEILRDARKKEPELLGYNEEPIKVEADISAETNNLKIGKERDANISFQNTAISIRGTLRTSSQRTAGNTMFSKDDVSIERNNQLKVAKQNACLPKGTTQKNIRKEYHGDMVNKTAKSFLFEVCAVSYWIPPEFELCKEEGPSHLRRFTYKVTVQIRGPSETLLECYSDAQLQKKAAQEHAAQGALWYLRQHGYLPKDEVRV; encoded by the exons ATGAACGACAATTCTACCAGATTTAAGCATCATTACCTAAACAAAGCAATTTCTGTTCTGAATTGCAACATATTAGACG GTACCCATGATGATTCATTTCATCTAGAGATGCTAGAAGAACCTTTCTTCTCAAATAAAATTGTGGTTCTTATTAAAATTCTCTCGAGATACAG GCTAGAGGAAAACATGAAGTGCATAGTTTTCGTGAAAAGAATAACtgttgcaagagcaatagcacATATCCTCCAAAATTTGAAAGGCCTTGATCTTTGGAAATGTGAGTTCCTTGTGGGACGCCACTCGGGACCAAAGAACATGTCAAGGCAGAAGATGGATGCTATTGTTGAAAATTTCTCTTCTGGCGAG GTGAATCTTTTGATTGCTACCAGTGTAGGTGAAGAGGGTCTGGACATTCAGACTTGTTGCCTCGTTGTGCGGTTTGATCTTCCAGAAACTGTTGCCAGTTTTATCCAGTCGAGGGGACGTGCTCGGATGACAAATTCTAAATATGTTGTTCTCCTGGAGAG GGGCAATCATTCTCAAGAAAAGTTGCTTAATGACTATATTGATGGTGAAGGCATTATGAATGGAGAGATAGACTTGAGAACTTCAAATGATGTGTTTGATCACCTCGAGGAGAAAAGTTATCGAGTGGAAAAAACGGGTGCTTCCATTAGCACTGCATGTAGTGTATCTCTACTGCATCGCTACTGCTACAACCTTCCCAAGGACAT GTTCTTCAATCCTTCCCCAGCATTCATCTACATTGATGACACTGAGGGGATAATCTGCAGAGTAATTCTTCCACCAAATGCTGCTTTTCGTCAAGTGGATGGCCAACCATGCCAATCAAATGACGAGGCTAAGAGGGATGCATGCTTAGAGGCATACGTGAAATTGTATGAATTGGGTGCTTTGACAGATTTTCTTCTGCCTGGTTCAGGTTCAGGAAAGAACAGGGCATCAACAACAAACGGTTCAGCAAGCAACAGTCATGATG ATGAAAGTCTAAGAGAAGAGCTTCATGAGATGTTAATTCCCACAATTCTCAAACCTTCAACATGCAAACTGGACTGTCCATTGAACTTGCATTTCTACTATATTCAATTCTTTCCCATACCAGCAGATAGACATTATCGGATATTTGGTCTTTTTGTGATCAACTCCCTTCCTATGGAAGCTGAAAAGTTGGAGGTTGATTTGCATCTGGCTCGCGGCAGGATTGTGAAAGCAGGAATGAAACATTTAGGGACGATATCATTTGACGAAGAACAG ATGATGCTGGCACGCAATTTCCAAGAAATGTTTCTGAAGGTTCTCCTGGACAGATCTGAGTTCACTGTATCTCATGTTATGTTGTTGGGCAACAGTGAAACGCTACAGTTTAATTCAACCTTTTACCTGCTGCTTCCAATCAAGCAGGAATTGTATGGTGATATATTTATGATTGACTGGCAAACAGTTAAGCGCTGTTTATCATCACCGGTTTTTAAAGATCCAACTGGTGTGTCTGCGCATGGATCATATTTGCCAGATGAGTCTTTAAGGCTTCTTGATAATATGTACAGTAAAACTGATGTCGTTGGCAGTCTAATCTTTGCTCCCCATATTAAGACATTTTTCGTCATTGATGTCATTCTGAATGAACTAAATGCTAGAAGTGAATACGACGGTGCTACTTATGAAGATCATTACAAGGAAAG GTTTGGTATCAAACTATCACATCCCGAGCAGCCACTTCTGCACGCTAAGCAGCTCTGCAATCTGCATAATTTGCTTCATGACCGATTACGGGAGACCACAG AAGAAGGTCGTGAATTGATGGAGCACTTTGTGGAGTTGCCTCCAGAGCTATGTTCTTTGAAGATAATTGGGTTTTCGAAGGATATGTGTAGCTCCCTGTCTTTGTTACCATCGTTGATGTGTCGGTTGGAGAATTTGCTGGTAGCTATTGAGTTGAAGGATGTCATGTTGTCTTCATTCTCAGAGGCTTCTCAAATTAGTGCCTCTGGT ATCCTTGAAGCACTTACCACCGAAAGGTGTTTGGAGAGGATTTCTTTGGAGCGCTTTGAAGTCTTAGGTGATGCTTTTTTGAAGTATGTAGTTGGACGTCACAACTTTCTTACATATGAAGGACTTGATGAAGGGCAATTGACCAGCAGACGTTCTGCTATAGTGAATAATTCACATTTATATGAGTTATCAATCAAAAGAAATTTGCAG GTGTACATACGGGATCAACACTTTGAACCGACACAGTTCATTGCACTGGGAAGGCCTTGTAAAGTTGTTTGCAATGCTGACACAGAAGTGAATATACACACAGATAGTCGAGAAAACTGTAACTTGAGGTGTACAAAGTCGCATCATTGGTTGCATAGGAAGACTATAGCGGATGCTGTTGAATCGCTTGTCGGAGCATTTCTTGTTGAAGGTGGATTCAAAGCTGCATTTGCATTCCTTCACTGGGTGGGAATAGATGTTGATTTTAAAGATTCATCCCTATATAGAGTATTAGATGCAAGCTCCATCAATTTATCTCTCACGAACCACACCGACGTCGGTGAGCTTGAGGAATTAATCGGTTACAATTTCAAACACAAGGGTCTAATTCTCGAAGCATTTGTGCATCCTTCATTCAATAAACATTCTGGAGGATGCTACCAG AAATTGGAGTTCCTTGGAGAtgctgttttggaatatttgataACCTCGTACCTCTACTCAGCTTATCCTGATCTAAAGCCTGGTCAAATAACCGATTTAAAATCGTTAGCTGTCAGTAATAATTCGCTTGCATATGTGGCAGTCCAGAAAGGTATCCATAAGTATCTTATAAAGGATTCAAATTATCTTTCGTCAGCAGTGAATAAGTTTGAGAATTATATTAGACTTCCCAATTCAGAGAAAGACTTGGTAGAAGAACCAGCATGCCCAAAG GTTCTTGGTGATATTGTCGAATCTTGTGTTGCTGCAGTTCTTTTAGATTCAGGATTCAACCTGAACTACGTTTGGACGCTAGTGCTTATGCTTCTAAAGCCAGTGTTGAGCTTCTCTGACATGCACATGAATCCCATGAGAGAAATTCGGGAACTTTGTCAATCTCATGAACTTGAGTTAGGCCTTCCCGAACCTATGAAAGCCGATGGAGAGTACCACGTCAAAGTGGAAGTTAACATAAACAGCCAGGTGATAAGTTCTGCCGCTGCAAACCGGAATTCAAAAGTTGCTAGGAAGTTTGCTGCACAAGAAACACTTTCTAAACTGAAG AATTATGGATACACACATAAAAACAAGTCACTGGAAGAGATTTTGCGAGATGCTAGGAAGAAAGAACCAGAACTACTAGGTTATAATGAAGAACCAATCAAAGTCGAGGCTGACATATCTGCAGAAACAAATAATCTGAAGATAGGTAAAGAAAGGGATGCAAACATCTCTTTCCAAAATACAGCAATTTCTATTCGTGGGACTCTTAGAACCTCTAGCCAAAGAACAGCAGGGAATACCATGTTTTCCAAGGATGATGTCAGTATTGAAAGGAATAATCAGCTCAAGGTTGCAAAGCAGAATGCCTGTCTGCCGAAGGGAACAACTCAGAAAAATATTAGAAAGGAGTATCATG GTGATATGGTAAATAAAACAGCAAAGTCTTTCCTTTTTGAAGTATGTGCCGTAAGTTATTGGATACCCCCTGAATTTGAATTGTGCAAAGAAGAAGGGCCAAGCCACCTCCGAAG ATTCACGTACAAGGTTACAGTTCAGATCAGGGGACCCTCGGAGACACTCTTGGAGTGCTACAGCGATGCTCAACTACAGAAGAAGGCCGCACAAGAGCATGCCGCGCAGGGGGCTCTGTGGTATCTCAGGCAACATGGGTACCTACCCAAAGATGAAGTTCGTGTGTAG